In the Sandaracinus amylolyticus genome, GAGCGAGCCCGAGAGCGTCGCGTCGCCGACCAGCACCGCGCCGACCGCTCTGCCATCGCGGAAGAGCACCTTCTTGTAGACACCGGCGCTCGAGTCCTCGGCGCGCACGATCTCGCACGCTCCGTCGCCGAAGGGATCGCCCGCCGAGAACACGTCGACGCCCGACACCTTGAGCTTCGTCGAGACGACCGAGCCCTCGTATGCAGCGGTCGTCTCGCCCGCGAGGTGCGCGGCCGCGACACGGCCCATCTCGTAGAGCGGCGCGACGAGCCCGTAGCACAGGCCGCGGTGCTCGACGCACTCGCCGACCGCGTACACGTCGGGGTCCGACGTGCGCAGGAAGTCGTCGACGAGCACGCCGCGGCGGCAGTCGATTCCCGCGCTCTTCGCGAGCTCCGCGTTGGGCACGATGCCCGCGGCCATCACCACGATCTCCGCGTCGAGCGTCGTGCCGTCGGCGAAGCGCAGCCCGCGCACGCGACCTTCGTCGTCGGCGAGGATCTCCTCGGTCTTCTTGCCGAGCGCGACCTTCACGCCCTGCTGCTCGATCGCGCGTCGCAGGTACTCGCCGCCCGCTGCATCGAGCTGCCGCTCCATGAGCGTGGAGACGAGGTGCACGACGGTGACCTCGAGCCCGTGCGCCGCGAGGCCGCGCGCCGCCTCGAGCCCGAGCAGACCGCCGCCGATCACCGCCGCGCGCTTCGAGGTCTTCGCGCGGTCGATCATCGCGCCACAGTCCTCGTACGTGCGGAACACGTAGACGCCGTCGAGATCGCGTCCCGGCACCGGCAGCACGAAGGCGCGCGATCCGGTCGCGTAGAGGATCTTGTCGTAGGGCGCCTCGATCCCGTTCTCGCCGACGACGACGCGTCGCTCGCGATCGATGCGCGCGACCTTCGCGCCGAGGTGCAGCGTGATCCCGCGCTCCTCGTACCAGGCGTCGTCGTTGAGCACGACGTCGTCCCAGCCCTTCTCACCGAGCAGCACGCCCGAGAGTTGAATCCGGTCGTAGTTGGTCCGCGCTTCCGCCGAGAAGACGGTCACGTCGAAGCGCTCGGGCGCGCGCTCGAGGAGCGCGTCGAGGCAGCGAATGCCCGCCATTCCATTGCCGATCACCACCAAGCGCTCGCGCGAGCCCGTCCGGTCCAGTGCACGCATGGGCCGAACCCTTCCGGTTCCAGTTTTCGGCTGCGTTTCCGACGTGTTCATTCGAGTGACCTCACAGTCGAGAACGCGACAGGAGATCTCTGCGAAATCACATCGAAACGAAGAGAGTGCCAATCACGACATCGGTGACGTCCTCACTGGACTGGCTCCGTCCAGGGCGGTATTGCGTTTCCAACACGTTGCTCACGTGTTCAATCGCGCGTGGACGCATGCGCGAACGCGTCTTTCAACGCGCGCGACATCGTCCGGAAACCGAGCGCACGAAGCTTTGCGCGCATGTCGACCGGACCCGCGACCGCGCTCCGACTGCGCGACTTCTCGTCTCCACCGATGCGCGCGTTCCACGTCACGTGGATCGCGTTCTTCCTCTGCTTCTTCGCGTGGTTCGCGACCGCGCCGCTGCTGCCGCTCGCGCGCGAGGCGCTCGCTCTGACGCAGGCGCAGATGGACGCGCTGCTGGTGGCATCGCTCGCCACCACGATCGTCGCGCGCCCGGTCGTCGGATGGATCTGCGATCGCGTCGGACCGCGCCGCACGTACACCGCGCTGCTCGTGATCGCCGCGGTGCCGCTGCTCTGCATGCCGCTGGTCGATCGCTACGAGATCCTGCTCGCGCTGCGATTGCTCAACGGGCTCGCGGGCGCGTCGTTCGTCGTCACCAGCGTGCACACCGCGCGCATGTTCGCGCCCAACTGCGTGGGCACCGCGAGCGCGACCGCGGCGGGCTGGGGCAACCTCGGCGGCGGCGTCGCGCACCTCGTGATGCCGTCGCTGCTCGGCCTGGTGATCGCGCTCGGCGCCGACGAGGCGTGGGGCTGGCGCTACGCGACGTTGATCCCCGGCGTGGCGCTGCTCGCGTGGTCGCTCGTGTACTTCACGTTCACGCAGGATCTGCCGGAGGGCGATCAGCTCGCGCTCACGCGCGAGGGCAAGTACGTGCGGCCGCCGCCGAAGGCGCTGCTCGCGCTCGGTCGTGATCCGCGGGTGTGGCTGCTCGCGCTGCAGTACGGCGCGTGCTTCGGCGTGGAGATCGCGCTCGAGAACGCGGCGACGCTCTTCTTCCGCGATCGCTTCGCGCTCTCGCTCGCGACCGCGGGCGTGG is a window encoding:
- a CDS encoding MFS transporter gives rise to the protein MSTGPATALRLRDFSSPPMRAFHVTWIAFFLCFFAWFATAPLLPLAREALALTQAQMDALLVASLATTIVARPVVGWICDRVGPRRTYTALLVIAAVPLLCMPLVDRYEILLALRLLNGLAGASFVVTSVHTARMFAPNCVGTASATAAGWGNLGGGVAHLVMPSLLGLVIALGADEAWGWRYATLIPGVALLAWSLVYFTFTQDLPEGDQLALTREGKYVRPPPKALLALGRDPRVWLLALQYGACFGVEIALENAATLFFRDRFALSLATAGVVAGCFGGVNIFARALGGWLGDRAGGRAGLRGRLALLAIVLTVEGAALVRLSTLQSVEGAVVVFVSIGLFVAMGAGATYAAVPLLHPKTMGAVSGWVGAGGNLGAVAAAVALGSGRMLDGSAFLTIGIGTIALAALTPIVIAIDSKATVPESEPMPLPVPADDVAE